Below is a genomic region from Gadus morhua chromosome 4, gadMor3.0, whole genome shotgun sequence.
gtgttctgtttgttcatactgttattaaaactgataaacctactcagctttccatgattgttgataatcgttatactcttaaatcagcgggttgtagacccctccgttggtgagtgtggtgcgacaccccataagcgccacacacgtacacgtaccggtgggacgggtttgtacgaggctgggagggaatcatcacagtatacccactaaaaaataaaatagactacaccactgatgAGGGCCCCCTTCCATGATCCTGGCACCTTTCCATTAATCAAACAGgtgttaaataaatatgttagTATTTGGGTGGACTGGGGTTTTCTGGCTTTGATGGTCTCATATGTCACCCCATCGTATCCACTGGCACCGTTATTGGGCAGGTGGGAAATAACTTTATCTGCTTCTTCAAAAGTGAATTTAGCAGTGGATGGATAATAATCTGGGATAAACGTCACCAAGCTTGTGGAccaagggggcggggtcagcgtTTGGGTCAGGGGTGATTGACATTTGGCCATATAGTACTTATAAACGTCAGTAGTATTATTGACGgttggcgggggggagggaaacaTGCTATTATTTTCAATTATGTCAATAGCTTTGGACCTGCGGTGCTGCCATAGGTATGACAGTTTATGtccagagagacccagagagactcagagagagggaaaaggagagagagacaaacagagagagggagaaggagagagagagagagagagacacacacacacacacacacacacacacacacacacacacacacacacacacacacacacacaaaagggagggagaacaagagatagacacagagagagggagaaggacagagagacatagagagagagagaaacacagagagaactCTTGGCCAAGACagaagagttgaggaagaaatggttggattggaAATTACCACTATTTCGGCACGAACTTGTTccccggatattatttaattagccctgaatataattttttggtaaaaaatatatgtaatattttcatatttattcattatttattggtATATCTTTACTGGTATCTATGGAATGCATTAATTCAATTCAGTCTAGAAGTGATGAAATGATTGTAGTCACTTATGGTAGTTAGCTATTTAGAAAGAAACATGGGGATTCcatctcaaaataaagtagcctagtTCTTCttgatagtccttctggcaagagaaaaAACAGTCTAAAAgcataaccagactgtttaccacctcaagtgattTAACCAATTAACTAATCtaatccccagtcagatccatatatatatatatatatatatatagatatagatatagatatttatatagatatagatatagatatatatatgtaaggttTCTCTCACTTGTAATCATTCAGAAATAACTTAAATTGTACAGACATTATGaaaaatgtgcatgcacatTAAAGCATTAAAACAAAATTGCCGTGCACTGCGTGCAcatttttcttttccctctgggctaagcccctgatgtttcagaaacctagaaTCACCCCTGGGCGAGGCCATGAATACAAATTCACCAAACGATGTCAGTTGGTGAGGCTTTTCTGATTCGCTCGCTTATGCGTCTATTATCTTTCATTTGCTAATGCAGGCAATCGAGGTAGAAGAACatttggtaacccttccttttacagtcccctaattactaggtatttagcCGGTACATgaatggtaaatcatagtgtattactgggtaattaccactggtaataagaaggtaaatacagaggtagttacccagcaaatacatgataaatcatagtgtattactgggtaattaccactggtaataagaaggtaaatacagaggaattatccggtaaattttagtgtattactgtgtaaataccactggtaataagaaggtaaatacagaggaattacagctgaagtactaagtaaaacctccactattacccatcaactcaactaagtagcgtgtagttgtaactgttttaggttggtaataactccgatattgtgtacttcctaggaaattaggcaaccaattcttataaacacctattatccaaggtttatgttgttaacagcccaagtttaatgatgtactatctagaaattagcatagtgctttccaataaaatactttttcttagttattattcgtagctgcacccatttagaaagggtttattcgatttaccactatggaattacttactgTAGCGAACCCCAGCCGGACAATGGTGAAGCTTACAGATGTTTCAGAAGCCTTTATTTACGTTCAGCCGTCAGCCTTGTTTTGAGCATAAATATTCCTTTCTTCACATCTTTCTTCATAAACACCGTAAGAGCTACAGGACagataaataacattaattagctCTTACACATATACAACTATCGCCATGAAGATAACATTAGCGCGGCTGTACAGcaacaacacatttaaacacattttaagtAATATAAAGTCttaaacaaattaaacacacaatacCTTGTTCCCATTCCAGCTAGGCACTTATTAATTACTACAAATTGTTATGCAGAGCAACCGTTTGTAGCCTGAATTCCTTCCGTAATTACACGTAATAACCTTTTCGCGCGATCTCCTTCAAGTCAAGTTACCTACTGTAGATTCAAACTTCCTGCGTCAAAATAAAAGACCCATGACGGCAAAATACagtatcaaaataaaagcatggagAAAGTGGTTATTTTAACAGACCTTCATAAGAATTATTTACACTCCCACCAATCATGAGTCCCTAATGGAACAGTATACAGTTAACATTAAACACGAATGATTTtctaacaaaaaaaatgacCTTCCTCatgaaagtgcaaaaaaaaacaaattatgtaaagAGAGAACAAGTTTAATTAGTCTCCAATAGCAGGACTAGCCTTTGGACAGGGCGCTCGACTTCAGACATCTTATGGAGACGCTCTCCTTTCTTGCCAAGATTCCTGTCACCGAGGCAGATCTTAACTCTCCTTACTAGTCCGTCTTTGTCAATAgtagtttctaaaactctaCCTAATCTCCACTCGTTCCTGTGTGCATCCTCTCCTTTCATCATTACGATATCTCCAACTTGAAGATTTCTCTTCGGTGCATGCCAACGTTGTCTGAGAGAGATGTTGGCCAGGTATTCCTTTCGCCATCGACTCCAAAACTGTTCTGCAAGGTATTGAACATGTCGCCACCTTTTCTTGCCATACATGTCCTCTCTGACGAACTCGCCTGGAGGTGGTAAGGCCCTGACAGTTTTCATAGTCAGAAGATGATTAGGTGTGAGTGGCTCAAGACTATGAGGATCACTGAGGTTGTCAACAGTCAGTGGTCGACTGTTGACGATTGCCATAGCTTCATAGAGAAAAGCCCGCAGTGAAGCATCATTTAGCCTTCCAGAGGAAAGAGCAAGCGTGGACCTTAGAACGCTTCTCACCGTCCTAATCTGTCTCTCCCAAACACCTCCGACATGGCTTGAATAAGGTGCATTCATGCAAAAGTCACATTGTTTTTCAGCAAGGAATACAGCCAGCCGGTCTGCATCAACTTCCTTTAGAGCTTCCTTAAGTTCGTTTTTGGCTCCAACGAAGTTGCTACCTTGATCGGACTTGATCTGACGAACAGCACCACGCATAGCAATGAAGCATCGGAGGCCATTGATGAGGGCGTCTGTGGACATGCCATCAAGCATCTCAATATGAATGGCACGGGAGCTAAAGCAAGTGAAAAGTAGACCATACCTCTTGTTCTCCTTTCTTCCTTGCTTCGTGAGGAATGGACCAAAGCAGTCCATTCCACAGAAGGTGAAGGGGGGTGATGGTTCCACGCGTTCGGGGGGTAGATCAGCCATCCTTTGCTCTTCCGTTGGTTTCCGGTGCCGTCTACAGGTGACGCATTGACGAATGTGCGATGCTACTGCCCTGTTGATTCCTGGAATCCAGTAGCCGTGGGACCTGATCTCATTGAGGGTGAGGCCTTTACCTTGATGTTCGATTCTTTCATGGTGATGAGCAATGATCATTTTTGTAATGTGATGATCTTTGGGAATGATTGCAGGGTGCTTGATGGAGTTGGGAAGAGAAGAGTTGCACAGCCTTCCTCCCACCCTGAAGACACCATCTTTATCGAGGAAGGCATCAAGAGAGTGTAGTGAATTGTGAGAGGGTAGGGGGACCCCTTTGCTCAGCAGTTTCAACTCTTCTTGGTACACGTTTTTCTGCAGGTCTTTGATTATGCAATGTTCTGCATCTTCTCGTTCTGTTACAGTGGTGAGGTTGTTTGATCTGTTCTTTCTGATGCGCCTTAAAAGGCGTGCAACAGCTCGAATAGCCAGTGACCAAGATGAGAACTTAGATAAACGATCAACAAGGCTCGCTTGCTCTGTAGTTCTTGTGTTAAGTACCAAAGCACTTCTGACCTCTGGGTCTCCAATTATTAACTCTGGAATTTCATCTGCCGGCGGCTTCATTTCCTTGTGCCACAAGAACTTGGGTCCAGTGAACCAGGTGGATGACAAAAGCTCGCTGGGAGTCAAGCTCCTGGAAGCATGGTCAGCAGGATTCTCATTGGTTGGAACATATCTCCATTGTTGAGGGTCTGAGCTGAGGTGAATCTTCTGAACACGGTTAGCCACAAAGGTGTGGAATCGTCGTGCTTCGTTTTTTATGTATCCCAAGACCACCTTAGAATCGGTCCAGAAGACCTCCTCAGTGTCAGCTGATCCAAATTCCTCCTTGAGCATGTTGCTCATCTTCACAGAGACAACTGCAGCCGTCAGTTCCAATCTTGGAACAGTTGTAACTTTTGATGGCGAGACGCGTGATTTTCCTACAACTAAGGCACAGTGAACGTCTCCCTCCTCATTTTGTAGTCTCAAGTATGAACACTGACCATAACCCTTCAAGCTAGCATCTGAGAAATGATGCAGCTGTGTCTTCAAAACCTTCCCAAATCCAGCTGGTGAGTAAGTGCGGGGTATAGTGACATTATCCAACTGAGCTAGATCATCTCTCCATTTTTCCCATTTTGGACGGAGCTCGTCAGGGAGAGGATCGTCCCAGCCTGTGCCTCGCCTACACATCTCCTGAAGAATGATCTTCGCTTTGAGCAGAACTGGCGCCACGAACCCGAGAGGATCATACAAGGAGGCAACTGTAGAAAGAATGCCGCGACGTGTTGCCGGCTGATCCTTGAGGCTGACACTGAGACGAAAATGGTCGGACTCCACATCCCATTGAATCCCCAGGGCTCTCTCAAGCGGCAGTTCATCGAACGTGAGGTCCATATTCGTCACATTGATTGCTCTTTCAGAGGGCGGTATACTTTCTAGGACATTTCTCTCATTTGACACAAATTTGTGTAATCGGAGTCCACCCATGGCACAGAGTTCACGAGCTTCTCTGGCAAGCTGAACAGCTTCTTCGGTGCTGCCAGCACTGGTGAGGCCATCATCAACATAGAAATCCCTCATGATAAACTGTGAGCCTTTAGGGTAGAGGTCGCCATTCTCCTTAGCTAGATGCTTCATCCCGAAGTTTGCACATCCAGGGGAGGAGGCTGCACCGAACAGATGCACCTTCATACGGAACTCACTGGGCGGTGAGTTCAAGTCTCCTTGCTTCCACCAAAGAAAGCGCAGGTAGTTGCGATCAGCCTCATCCACATGGAATTGATGGAACATTTTTTCAATGTCACACATCAAAGCAACAGGGTAACGTCGGAAGCGGATAAGAACACCGCTCAAGTTGTTCAGCAAGTCAGGCCCTGAGAGGAGATGGTCGTTCAAGCTGGTTCCTttgtgtctggcagagcaatcgAACACTACACGAAGCTTATCTGGCTTCTTTGCGTGCCGAACACCATGATGGGGAATGTACCATCTCTCAACTTCACTCCCACCGTCTTCGATCTGCTCTGCATCTCCCCTTTCGATGATCTCCTCCATGAACTTGACATACTGCTCCTTATACTTTTCATCCCGCTGCAGTTTTCTTTTGAGGTGGTTGAGGCGTATCATGACTGAGTTTTTGTTGTCAGGCATACTGGGTCTTTTTTTGAAGGGTAGAGGCATTTGGTAATGgccatgtttgtttttctgtatgCCCTCATTTAGCTTGTTGAGGAAGGTGATGTCATCTTGTGACACTGTTTTGCTGTCTTCACTATCATCCTTGAAGTCAGATTCCAGAATGCGAATAGCGTCGGCCGGAGTTACCGGAGGCAGTACTTTAATGGAGATTTTGTGGCACAGGCGACTTGAGCTCGGCGGATCATAGCTTTGCGATGAGCGCCCCACAATACTCCATCCTAAGTCTGTCCGTACAGCATAAggttcctcatctcctcctagAATAACCTGCCTTGGTGCCATGGCTCTAGAGCAGTTATAGCCTATCAGGAGCCCTATTTCACAGTCCTTCAGAGGTTGGATTTCTTCTGCTATTTCTCTGAGGTGACTCCATTGCTTAGCCGTCTCACAAGTGGGAATATGAGCACGGTTTACAGGTATGCAGTCCTTTGAGTAGGCAACTGGGAGATCAAACTGAATTGCAGAGCTGTATCCCCTTACACAGAGGCCGAAAACACTCTCACTTGAGAGAACCGTGTTCATTCCACTCATGGTCGTCAGCTTCAACTTCACTGGATACTTGTCAGCATTTAGACTGTCACTCACTTCTTGGTCGATGAATGTTGTATCGCTTTGAGTGTCAAGTAGAGCGTAGACAAGTCTCTCAGCAGTTGGGTTGTTTTTGGATGACACCCACACTGGCATCACCATCGATGTGTAGGATGAGCCTTCGCCTGCAACACTGAGCGACGTTGCAGCAGCTCTTTGATTTGTCGCTGCTTCTGATGAAGACTTCTCCTTCCCATAGTTGTAATCGTGGAGGGCCGTCGGATGTTTTCCTTTACAGTTGTCGCAACAGTGGCGATGACGACAGCTTTTTGCGCTGTGGCCGAATTTTAGGCATCCGTAGCAGAGTTTCTTCTCCTTTACATAGTTCCGTCGCTCTACCAACAACATTTCTGTAAACTTGGGACACGCATGAAGCTGGTGTCTATTATCTTGACAGAGAATACATGTTTTTCTCTGTTCTGACCCTTTGTTGAAGATGTCCGTAGCTGCTTGAGTGGTGTAAACACTGGCCtggtttgtctttgtgtctctgagATTTCTCTTTTCAGCGTTAGAGTCTGATGAGCGAAGAGCATAAAGCGACGTAATTGGATTGCAGGCAATCTCAGCTTCAGTTGACACAAATATTGCAAAGTCCTTGAAACTTGGGAATTCTTGCCTATCGTTCAGGCTTCGTGTGGCTTGTCGGTTCCAGCGTGAAGCTGCCCAGTCTGGTAGTTTATAGACAAGCTTCTGGTTTTCCTCGCAGTCGTTTAATATGTCGAGACCCTTGACATGAGGCATGGCATCTTGACAGGCATTTAGAAAATCAGAGAAGTTTCTGAGTCCCTCGGCATCTTTAGGTTGTATCCTAGGCCAATTGGTAAGCTTCTCTCTGAATGCTCTCTGAATGGCAAAGGGCTGGCCGAAGCGACGAGTGAGCTTGTTCCAGGCATCCTGGTAGGCTTCATCATCGTTTCGGAAAAAGGTGCCATCTAGCACCTGGCGTGCTGGGCCGGC
It encodes:
- the LOC115542612 gene encoding uncharacterized protein LOC115542612, coding for MSKSGYDSDTEEQMAGSQHEVQDLQRELHSVADSSCLKETTEVVEEGQSHLQGKLDDPPGGPRRSERARNPTEKMRALQAEEAKKMEKGLLSMYEQWKLKIRKARDQLKSYMPDDELWPLVEELRKSKEDIMNIYSEMRDLATPSTDIRRRVDTCESVTTEIIIIAHNRAIDDEVEFNEKQERHRLHELLHRDYAKSVYGSAASLTSHSKSDHHSMTSSMAAKRADAAAELAVKETNYEMMIAEERQREVIRELEEQQRIALEAQRYELERLQAEKEVRAAKAKLNVYNKETEHKAADCINIEKDKEATNVPVTAVSPSHVATPSHKDISSLAQVFQDSIALNRLPVPEPFVFNGDPIRFTEWKASFSSLIDQRAITPAEKLYYLKKYVAGPARQVLDGTFFRNDDEAYQDAWNKLTRRFGQPFAIQRAFREKLTNWPRIQPKDAEGLRNFSDFLNACQDAMPHVKGLDILNDCEENQKLVYKLPDWAASRWNRQATRSLNDRQEFPSFKDFAIFVSTEAEIACNPITSLYALRSSDSNAEKRNLRDTKTNQASVYTTQAATDIFNKGSEQRKTCILCQDNRHQLHACPKFTEMLLVERRNYVKEKKLCYGCLKFGHSAKSCRHRHCCDNCKGKHPTALHDYNYGKEKSSSEAATNQRAAATSLSVAGEGSSYTSMVMPVWVSSKNNPTAERLVYALLDTQSDTTFIDQEVSDSLNADKYPVKLKLTTMSGMNTVLSSESVFGLCVRGYSSAIQFDLPVAYSKDCIPVNRAHIPTCETAKQWSHLREIAEEIQPLKDCEIGLLIGYNCSRAMAPRQVILGGDEEPYAVRTDLGWSIVGRSSQSYDPPSSSRLCHKISIKVLPPVTPADAIRILESDFKDDSEDSKTVSQDDITFLNKLNEGIQKNKHGHYQMPLPFKKRPSMPDNKNSVMIRLNHLKRKLQRDEKYKEQYVKFMEEIIERGDAEQIEDGGSEVERWYIPHHGVRHAKKPDKLRVVFDCSARHKGTSLNDHLLSGPDLLNNLSGVLIRFRRYPVALMCDIEKMFHQFHVDEADRNYLRFLWWKQGDLNSPPSEFRMKVHLFGAASSPGCANFGMKHLAKENGDLYPKGSQFIMRDFYVDDGLTSAGSTEEAVQLAREARELCAMGGLRLHKFVSNERNVLESIPPSERAINVTNMDLTFDELPLERALGIQWDVESDHFRLSVSLKDQPATRRGILSTVASLYDPLGFVAPVLLKAKIILQEMCRRGTGWDDPLPDELRPKWEKWRDDLAQLDNVTIPRTYSPAGFGKVLKTQLHHFSDASLKGYGQCSYLRLQNEEGDVHCALVVGKSRVSPSKVTTVPRLELTAAVVSVKMSNMLKEEFGSADTEEVFWTDSKVVLGYIKNEARRFHTFVANRVQKIHLSSDPQQWRYVPTNENPADHASRSLTPSELLSSTWFTGPKFLWHKEMKPPADEIPELIIGDPEVRSALVLNTRTTEQASLVDRLSKFSSWSLAIRAVARLLRRIRKNRSNNLTTVTEREDAEHCIIKDLQKNVYQEELKLLSKGVPLPSHNSLHSLDAFLDKDGVFRVGGRLCNSSLPNSIKHPAIIPKDHHITKMIIAHHHERIEHQGKGLTLNEIRSHGYWIPGINRAVASHIRQCVTCRRHRKPTEEQRMADLPPERVEPSPPFTFCGMDCFGPFLTKQGRKENKRYGLLFTCFSSRAIHIEMLDGMSTDALINGLRCFIAMRGAVRQIKSDQGSNFVGAKNELKEALKEVDADRLAVFLAEKQCDFCMNAPYSSHVGGVWERQIRTVRSVLRSTLALSSGRLNDASLRAFLYEAMAIVNSRPLTVDNLSDPHSLEPLTPNHLLTMKTVRALPPPGEFVREDMYGKKRWRHVQYLAEQFWSRWRKEYLANISLRQRWHAPKRNLQVGDIVMMKGEDAHRNEWRLGRVLETTIDKDGLVRRVKICLGDRNLGKKGERLHKMSEVERPVQRLVLLLETN